The DNA window GACCCTCGGGCTGAAGGGCGACGTTCTCGCGGTGCAGGTCGACAAGCCCGGCATACGCTACACCGCAGGCGCCTTCTGGGCGCCCGGCCTCGATCTCGCCGGGCGGCGGCGCATATTGGGCGCGGGCGTGGAAACGCAGTTCGACACCCGCGCCGACAAGGATGTCATCAGCGGAACGCCGCTCATCGTGTCGCTGGCCCAGCGCTCGCGAGTCGATATGCTGGTCGACGGCCGGCTGGTGGGATCGCGCGTCTACGATGCGGGCAACCAGAGCATCGACACATCGGCGCTGCCCGATGGCAGTTACGAAGTGAAACTGCTCATACAGGAAATCGGTGGCGTCCAACGCGAAGAGCGGAGGTTTTTCGCCAAGAATGCGCGGATCGCGCCCGCAGGCGAATGGCTGTGGTTTGCGCGGGGAGGGGTGCTGGTGCAGGATCGCCCCGGCGCATTCCTGTCGGCGACGCGCAAGCTCTACGCCGAAGCGGGCGCGTCGCGCCGCCTTGGCCGTCACTTCGCGCTCGACACGAGCTGGGTCGCGTCGGGCGACCGCCTGATTGCCGAGGCGGGCGCCTATCTGCTGACCGCCCCCGCGCAGTTCCGCCTTGCGGTTCTGGGGTCCAGCAAAATGGACAGCGGCATTCTGTTTCAGGCGAACAGCACCGGCGTATCGCGGCTGAACTTCAACATCGACGCCCGCCGCGTGCACACGCATGACGACAGCCCGCTGATCGCGTCGAGCGATCTGACCGGGCCGGCGGCGAGCCGCCCCGGCTTCCCCGCCGCGCGTCCGTGGGGCGGCAGCTTCACGCAGGTGATGGGCGATATCAGCTATCGCCTGAAGCATGCGCAGATCAACCTGTCGGCCTTCTACCGGCGCGACCATCTGCAGGATCATTATGCGGTGGGGCCGACCGCGCGCTGGTCGGTGCTGCGGCGCGGAGGCATCGACCTTACGCTGGAAGGCAATCTGTCGCAGTCCAGCATCGGACGTTCGGCCTATGCGGGGATACGCCTGCAGATTCTGGGCCCGCGCCATTCCTTGTCCACGACAGCGGGCGTCCAGTCCCTGCCGTCCGCGCCGGGCCGCCGGAACAGCGGCATCGTCGGCGGCGTGCAGGGAAGCTGGCAGAATGACGATGTCCGGGGCGGCAGCCTGATGCTGACCGGCAGCGTGGATCATCTTCCGGACGACGATGTCGCCCATGCCCGCGCCGACTGGCGTGGGCCGATCGGTGCCTTCGGCGCCGACGTCGTTCAGCAACTGGACGGCGCGGGCCGCACCCAGTTCAGCCTGACGGGCCAGACGTCTCTCATCGCGAGCCGTGGCATGGCGGCGCTGGGCGGTCGCGACCAGAGCGACAGCATGATCGCCATTCGCCTGAAGGACGCGCCGCCGGACGCCGTTTTCGAAGTGCTGGTGAACGAAACGCCGCGCGCCCGGTTGCGGGGAGGCGAAACCCAACTGGTTGCCGTCCCCTCCTACCGCCAATATGGCGTCCGTATCCGCCCGGTCGGCGGAAGCCTCGCGCATTTCGATACGGCGACACGCCGCATCAGCGTTTTCCCCGGCAATGTCGCGACGCTGGCATGGTCGGCAAAGAGCGTCGTGGCGATGTTCGGCCGCATGCTGTGGCCAAACGGAGCGCCGGTGG is part of the Sphingobium amiense genome and encodes:
- a CDS encoding TcfC E-set like domain-containing protein yields the protein MLPTRAVLPSSTGLALILLALTPGSGHAQGDAGLAVGMPSGFADLARAQQIVVDLYFGGESIGQAQVEVEGGTVRLNDPATAVGLIPHVADVAAVTAALSGPLDAHADLVCSQGSNPDDCGRLAPPVAGVIFDRDRFRLTLFVSPRYLAVRSAMQDVYLPMPDAGLSLVDWVAGTVAGSSGGRTEFAIQNRAVLGDRDARLVSTTSYSSTLGLKGDVLAVQVDKPGIRYTAGAFWAPGLDLAGRRRILGAGVETQFDTRADKDVISGTPLIVSLAQRSRVDMLVDGRLVGSRVYDAGNQSIDTSALPDGSYEVKLLIQEIGGVQREERRFFAKNARIAPAGEWLWFARGGVLVQDRPGAFLSATRKLYAEAGASRRLGRHFALDTSWVASGDRLIAEAGAYLLTAPAQFRLAVLGSSKMDSGILFQANSTGVSRLNFNIDARRVHTHDDSPLIASSDLTGPAASRPGFPAARPWGGSFTQVMGDISYRLKHAQINLSAFYRRDHLQDHYAVGPTARWSVLRRGGIDLTLEGNLSQSSIGRSAYAGIRLQILGPRHSLSTTAGVQSLPSAPGRRNSGIVGGVQGSWQNDDVRGGSLMLTGSVDHLPDDDVAHARADWRGPIGAFGADVVQQLDGAGRTQFSLTGQTSLIASRGMAALGGRDQSDSMIAIRLKDAPPDAVFEVLVNETPRARLRGGETQLVAVPSYRQYGVRIRPVGGSLAHFDTATRRISVFPGNVATLAWSAKSVVAMFGRMLWPNGAPVAEADIVTRDAIARTDAQGYFQIETSRDADLGVRAPDGRNCQVSINAPESTAAYIPLGTVLCRPYTPLGPPWRIAANEGRP